A single Cyclopterus lumpus isolate fCycLum1 chromosome 1, fCycLum1.pri, whole genome shotgun sequence DNA region contains:
- the LOC117730865 gene encoding uncharacterized protein LOC117730865: protein MSSTRTRHVVWQSGGLVAYLHPRPWTPGSVVLERSAAGSPGGSVFRLEEPDFLSWLLGARAVAELLCARLGVRRCALVSRPHEDRPAQISVLPLHGLDAEWRPHLAAEEEHNALDPGYCTSRTAPRWSDSRLTEVQTRIRSALPLPAAPPDFTFLGADPAQPGLFPRIVRGEERQWRVWEDEGHVAFLTPFPNSPGFTVLVPRRPLTSDVFRLEREDYEGLVLATRKAARLLEAGLGSWGTGLIFEGFEIDYAHAKLIPLFLPSSGRDATGRPPQFNPTYPGYVTSEDGPEASLEGLEELHVKMTGLSATE from the exons ATGTCCTCCACTCGCACCCGGCATGTGGTCTGGCAGTCCGGGGGGCTGGTGGCCTACCTCCACCCCCGGCCCTGGACCCCCGGCTCCGTGGTCCTGGAGCGCAGCGCGGCCGGCAGCCCGGGGGGCAGCGTGTTCCGGCTGGAGGAGCCGGACTTCCTGTCCTGGCTGCTGGGGGCTCGAGCCGTGGCCGAGCTGCTGTGCGCGCGCCTCGGGGTCCGCAGGTGCGCGCTGGTCAGCCGGCCCCACGAGGACCGGCCCGCCCAG ATAAGCGTGCTCCCTCTGCACGGTCTGGATGCAGAGTGGCGCCCCCACCTGGCGGCAGAGGAGGAACACAACGCCCTGGACCCGGGGTACTGCACCTCCAGGACCGCTCCGCGATGGAGCGACTCCCGCCTGACTGAGGTCCAGACCCGGATTCGGTCCGCGCTGCCGCTGCCCGCCGCCCCGCCCGACTTCACCTTCCTGGGGGCCGACCCGGCTCAGCCGGGCCTGTTCCCGCGCATCGTCCGCGGGGAGGAGCGGCAGTGGCGGGTGTGGGAGGACGAGGGCCACGTGGCCTTCCTCACGCCTTTCCCCAACTCCCCCGGCTTCACCGTGCTCGTCCCGcgccgacctttgacctcggaCGTATTCCGACTGGAGCGAGAGGACTACGAGGGCCTGGTGCTGGCGACCCGGAAGGCGGCGAGGCTCCTGGAGGCGGGCTTGGGCTCCTGGGGGACGGGGCTGATCTTCGAGGGCTTCGAGATCGACTACGCTCACGCCAAGTTGATCCCCCTGTTCCTACCTTCGTCGGGACGGGACGCCACGGGGAGGCCGCCCCAGTTTAACCCCACGTACCCTGGATACGTGACCTCGGAGGACGGGCCTGAAGCCAGCCTGGAAGGTCTGGAGGAGCTGCACGTGAAGATGACCGGTCTGTCGGCAACAGAGTAA
- the LOC117733729 gene encoding proteinase-activated receptor 3, producing MFNATPSAADLSVNSTAPSGPGTPPWYQFPVCAASPWAFIFYFGVKVLNLAVGTPCNALVIWQIASRKSDACTSDVFVFNLAVLDAFFCLMSPVDMLNRLLLDDRRVWFLQRFAYGLKDLAPLFLVCICLDRYVAVVHPMLFTGIRDNKIRIGASAAVWGLVLAYGLAKCILGVVSVSEVFGGVILFAFAVMVFCNVSVVWVLRRSVAGKEALHPVKKRALRTVLVVLAIVVSNYLPPVALMPFASYYTFVAFRCQISVAVFAIMDLSCSVEPLLFITKTDRAGGGCCGRRLSEKKHDVAV from the exons ATGTTCAACGCGACTCCGAGCGCCGCCGACCTCTCCGTGAACTCCACCGCCCCGAGCGGCCCCGGGACGCCGCCGTGGTACCAGTTCCCCGTGTGCGCCGCGTCCCCCTGGGCCTTCATCTTCTACTTCGGGGTCAAGGTGCTGAACCTGGCGGTGGGCACGCCGTGCAACGCGCTGGTCATCTGGCAGATCGCCAGCAGGAAGAGCGACGCGTGCACCTCGGACGTCTTCGTCTTCAACCTGGCCGTGCTGGACGCCTTCTTCTGCCTGATGTCGCCCGTGGACATGCTGAACCGGCTGCTGCTGGACGACCGCCGCGTCTGGTTCCTCCAGAGGTTCGCGTACGGGCTCAAGGACCTGGCGCCGCTCTTTCTG GTGTGCATCTGCCTGGACCGCTACGTGGCCGTGGTCCACCCGATGCTGTTCACCGGCATCCGAGACAACAAGATCCGCATCGGCGCTTCCGCGGCGGTCTGGGGCCTCGTCCTGGCGTACGGCCTCGCCAAGTGCATCCTGGGAGTCGTGAGCGTCAGCGAGGTCTTCGGCGGCGTCATCCTGTTCGCCTTCGCCGTCATGGTGTTCTGCAACGTCTCCGTGGTCTGGGTCCTCAGGCGCTCCGTGGCGGGGAAGGAGGCGCTGCACCCCGTGAAGAAGAGGGCCCTCCGCACGGTGCTGGTCGTCCTCGCCATCGTGGTGTCCAACTACCTGCCGCCCGTGGCCCTCATGCCCTTCGCGTCGTACTACACGTTCGTGGCGTTCCGCTGCCAGATCAGCGTCGCCGTGTTCGCCATCATGGATCTGAGCTGCAGCGTGGAGccgctcctcttcatcaccaagacggaccgcgCGGGCGGCGGGTGCTGCGGACGCCGTTTGTCCGAGAAGAAGCACGACGTCGCGGTGTGA